CCACGAGCCGCTGGGGAAGCGGTCGTCTTCGAAGACCCGTCCATGCAGAACGTGGTTGACACCGACCCGTTGAAGGGTCCAGTTCTTGATCGTGCGAACGGGCTTAGTGGAGCCGGTCACGCTGGATCTCCTTGATGTAAAGCATCGCGTCGTCATAGGCGTCGAGGGCTTCCTCGCTCTTGTCAGCAGCGCGGGCACGACGCAGCGCCTGCAATGCCTGCTCCAGCGTGATCGTGTGCAGGTTCACTGCGCTCACGATGACCTGGTGGCGTCCGTAGAGGTTCAGCGCGCCAGTGATGACTGCGATGGTTTCGCTATCGAAGTCGCTGGTCTTGATCAGGTCGCGTGCGCTGTAGGTCGCGGTCTGTTCGAAGTTGTTTGGTAGGCTCATGTCAGGACTCGGGTTGTCGTATGTACGCGCTGCGATATGTCAGCGCGTACATACTATTAACGACGCAACAACCCTGCTATGCGTGGGTCGAGGGTCTTACGCGGCTTTCTTCGCGGACGCGGTGCGCTTTTCCTTCGCAGTCTTCACCGGGAGGTTCAGACGAGCGTTGAGGTCCGCGACCTTGCTGACCGGGAGCTGGCGATTGGCAGCCTCCGGAATCTCCACGAAGGGCTTCACTTCCGGCCAGGACTCCAGGAGTTGCTTGTAGGTGTTGAAGCCGGCCAACGCAGCTTCCACCTCCTGCAACGCCTTCGAGAAGTCCGTCTTGTAATCGCGGTCTTCAGCATCGAGGGCGTTGCAACGCGCCTCCAGCTTCGCCCCGATGCTCGTCTTCTCCAGGAAGCGGTGGCCGCTGCCATAGTGGGCGTTCACGTTGCCGGGCAAGTAGTCAGCCAGGGCGTAGTTGTGGGCGTAGCCATTGATGACCACAGACACGTTCGCGGAGACCGGCAGGAAGCCGCTCGGGAGCTGCGACATCAACTTGCGCGTCGCCTCGGGGTAGATCAGGTTGTAAAGGTCCAGCGCCAACGCATTGCGCTTCGCCTTCAGCTGCTTCGCCGTATCGCCAAAGCGATGGTCCAGCACCTTGCGAGCGATGTCCTTGCGGACGGAGATGCTCAGCTTGGCGTTCAAGTTCTTGGACATAGGTCTCCCCTTAGTCGTGGTCGTATTCTTCGACTTCGACGCCTGCCGAGGTCACGGTGATCTTGGCGTGGCTGCCAAAGATGGCCTGGAGGGTGTCCTCCATCGGGCCGGACGTCAGCAGGTTCTCCAGCTCGTTGAGGGCCAGGTGGGTATCGGCGC
The nucleotide sequence above comes from Dyella telluris. Encoded proteins:
- a CDS encoding Nmad5 family putative nucleotide modification protein, which translates into the protein MSKNLNAKLSISVRKDIARKVLDHRFGDTAKQLKAKRNALALDLYNLIYPEATRKLMSQLPSGFLPVSANVSVVINGYAHNYALADYLPGNVNAHYGSGHRFLEKTSIGAKLEARCNALDAEDRDYKTDFSKALQEVEAALAGFNTYKQLLESWPEVKPFVEIPEAANRQLPVSKVADLNARLNLPVKTAKEKRTASAKKAA